The DNA sequence ATTGAGGACTGCATTGGGTACGCACTGATGGGCAACAAAATTGCCATCGAGGTCAATGTAGATTGCCTCCCCTGGCGCAACATCGCGAACAAAGGTAAAGCCCAGGCCTTCGAGTGCTACCGATTCTGAAGCAACCATCCACTCGGGGCCATCTGGACCATCAATCCGACCAATGCACAAAGGACGAATACCAAATGGGTCGCGGAACGCCAGTAAGCCATAGCCAGCGATCAATGACACCACGGCATAGGAGCCCCTTACTCTGCGAGTCAGTCCCGTTACCGCTTTAAACATGGATTGCTCATCGAGTGCAGCGCTATTGGTTTCTTTTTGCAACTCATCCGCCAGTACGTTGAGCAGTACCTCAGTATCAGAGCTCGTGTTAATGTGGCGGCGATCACGGTAAGCCATTTCAGTGCGCAGCGCAGGCGCATTGGTTAAATTGCCGTTGTGCGCCAGAATGATTCCATACGGCGCGCTAACATAAAAGGGTTGGGCCTCTTCCTCGCTACTCGCTGAACCAGCAGTGGGATAACGCACCTGACCAATCCCCACATTGCCAACCAAACTGCGCATATTGCGGGTACGAAACACGTCGCGCACCAAGCCATTTGCTTTGTGCATGGTGAATGAATTGCCATTCATCGTCGCAATACCAGCCGCATCCTGACCACGATGCTGGAGTAGCAGCAAGGCGTCATAGAGCAACTGATTTACCGGGTAACGCGAAACACTTCCGACTACGCCGCACATATAACTTAACTCCCTGAGGGTGGTGGTGCAGGAATAACGCTCTTAGGCGCGCTTAGCTTTGCCGCCCAGTCGGACGGTAACCATACTTGAATCACTCCCATCGCAACATCAATTGCAGGACGCGTCATTGCGGCTTTCCATGCCTGCGTTTGGGGGACTGGCGTTAATACTGCCAAGGTCGATAGAACAATCACGACAAACGCGCCGCGCACCAAGCCAAAGGCTAGACCCAAAAAACGATCCGTAGAGCTGAGGCCAGCAGAGATGATCGCCTTTTGAACCATTGAGCCAATGAAGTTGCCTGCAATGAGTACCAAGATAAACAAGATAAGAAAGCTAAGGCCAAGTCGCACCATCTCATCGAGCTGAAAAGTGGAAAGCCATTCGACCGCCAAATAGTTGCTGTAATGGTAGGCAACCCATGCCGCTACAAACCAAGAGGCCAAAGCAAGCACCTCTTTAAAAAAGCCACGGTAGATTCCAACGAAAGCCGAAACCAATAAGATGGCAAAGGCAAAGTAATCAACCGAGGTTAGCTTGAGGGTGGCCAGAATATCCATGCGCTATCCGGTAAATGGAAGTGGGATCACTGCTTCCCCACTTCAACTATTCGGGGAGTAAGGCCCATTGCCTTGATTTTCTTTTCAGCAGCCTCGGCTGTTTCTTTATCTGAAAATGGGCCAGCACGTAGGGCAAGGAGTTTTGAGCCGTCTGCGCCAGTGCGATTTAAAACGTAATTCGGAATCTTTTGCTCTTTGAGTTTTGCAATCCAACCATTCGCGCGTTCTTCCGATGCAAAGGCGCCAATTTGAATCACAAACTTCCCAGTGCTACTTGCAGCAGCGCTGGCGGTATCCGGCGTAGCTGACTTAGCTGCAACAACAATTTCTTCGCCGGCAGCTAGGCCCATGGTTTTGTCCGCTGAACTGGGCGCAACTGCTTTTGCAGGGGCAGACGGCGTTGCTTTGCTCGATTCTT is a window from the Polynucleobacter difficilis genome containing:
- a CDS encoding CvpA family protein, translated to MDILATLKLTSVDYFAFAILLVSAFVGIYRGFFKEVLALASWFVAAWVAYHYSNYLAVEWLSTFQLDEMVRLGLSFLILFILVLIAGNFIGSMVQKAIISAGLSSTDRFLGLAFGLVRGAFVVIVLSTLAVLTPVPQTQAWKAAMTRPAIDVAMGVIQVWLPSDWAAKLSAPKSVIPAPPPSGS